One Mycolicibacterium parafortuitum DNA segment encodes these proteins:
- a CDS encoding ABC transporter ATP-binding protein, with protein MATVRFSGVNKAYGTTSVVSDLDLELPDGSFTVLVGPSGCGKSTSLRMLAGLETVTSGTITIGDRDVTHLQPRDRDIAMVFQNYALYPHLTVAENIAFPLRATKTPRREALARAATIAESLGLAKLLERKPKDLSGGQQQRVAIGRAIIREPSVFLFDEPLSNLDAKLRVETRTELLQIQRRLGITSVYVTHDQEEAMTLSDRMIVMRDGRIAQQGTPQEVYSRPADTFVATFVGSPKMNLLEGTLTGGEFTLTNGFALPVDATGTQGPVTLGVRPDDLLPTAATGGSGARVALIEHLGPRAIVTLDVAGTELTSVVETARLTGITEGAAVDLAVRAGACHLFDTVTGRRVAG; from the coding sequence ATGGCAACCGTTCGCTTCTCCGGCGTCAACAAGGCGTACGGAACCACCTCTGTCGTCAGCGATCTCGACCTCGAGCTGCCCGACGGATCGTTCACCGTGCTGGTCGGGCCGTCCGGCTGCGGCAAGTCGACCTCGCTGCGGATGCTGGCCGGCCTCGAAACGGTCACCTCCGGGACCATCACGATCGGCGACCGGGACGTCACCCATCTGCAGCCCCGGGACCGCGACATCGCGATGGTCTTCCAGAACTACGCGCTGTACCCGCACCTGACGGTCGCCGAGAACATCGCGTTCCCGTTGCGCGCCACCAAGACCCCGCGCCGCGAGGCGCTCGCGCGGGCCGCGACCATCGCGGAGTCGCTCGGTCTGGCCAAGCTCCTCGAGCGCAAGCCGAAAGACCTCAGCGGCGGCCAGCAGCAGCGGGTCGCGATCGGCCGCGCCATCATCCGTGAACCGTCGGTCTTCCTGTTCGACGAGCCGCTGAGCAACCTCGACGCCAAGCTGCGGGTCGAGACCAGAACCGAACTGCTGCAAATCCAGCGCAGGCTCGGCATCACCTCGGTCTACGTCACCCACGACCAGGAAGAGGCGATGACGCTGTCGGACCGCATGATCGTGATGCGCGACGGCAGGATCGCCCAGCAGGGCACCCCGCAGGAGGTGTACTCCCGGCCCGCGGACACGTTCGTGGCTACCTTCGTCGGCAGCCCGAAGATGAACCTCCTCGAGGGCACACTGACCGGCGGGGAATTCACGCTGACCAACGGTTTCGCACTACCGGTGGACGCGACGGGCACCCAGGGCCCGGTCACGCTCGGCGTGCGACCCGACGATCTGTTGCCCACCGCGGCGACGGGCGGCTCGGGGGCCAGGGTCGCGCTCATCGAACATCTCGGACCGCGAGCCATCGTCACCCTCGACGTGGCGGGCACCGAGTTGACCAGCGTCGTGGAGACCGCACGGCTGACAGGCATCACCGAGGGCGCCGCGGTGGACCTGGCCGTCCGGGCGGGCGCCTGCCACCTCTTCGACACCGTCACCGGCCGGCGCGTCGCCGGCTGA
- a CDS encoding BtpA/SgcQ family protein produces MTTTWIDEVFGVRKPVIAMLHLSALPGDPGYDSAAGISAIVNRARTELEALQGGGVDAVMISNEFSLPYLTKTEPITAITMARIIGELLPDISVPYGVNVLWDGRASIDLAVATGARFVREIFTGVYASDFGLWDTNVGEVARHRARVGGAGVKLLFNIVPESAKYLADRDLASITRTTVFATAPDGICVSGATAGAPTDTDALRTVKAAAGDTPVFVNTGVKAENVAAQLSIADGAVVGTYFKKDGLFANAAEKSRVEELMGAAKEFRAQLA; encoded by the coding sequence GTGACCACCACCTGGATCGACGAGGTCTTCGGCGTACGTAAGCCCGTGATCGCCATGCTGCACCTGTCGGCGCTGCCCGGCGATCCCGGTTACGACTCCGCGGCAGGCATCTCCGCGATCGTGAACCGGGCCCGTACCGAACTCGAGGCACTGCAGGGTGGCGGCGTCGACGCCGTCATGATCAGCAACGAGTTCAGCCTGCCGTACCTGACCAAGACCGAGCCGATCACCGCGATCACGATGGCCCGCATCATCGGTGAACTGCTGCCCGACATCTCGGTGCCCTACGGGGTGAACGTGCTGTGGGACGGCCGGGCGTCGATCGACCTGGCGGTGGCCACCGGCGCGCGGTTCGTCCGCGAGATCTTCACCGGCGTCTACGCCAGTGACTTCGGCCTGTGGGACACCAACGTCGGCGAGGTGGCCCGCCACCGCGCCCGCGTCGGCGGCGCCGGGGTGAAGTTGCTGTTCAACATCGTCCCGGAGTCCGCCAAGTATCTCGCCGACCGCGACCTGGCCTCGATCACCCGCACCACCGTGTTCGCGACGGCTCCCGACGGGATCTGCGTCTCGGGTGCCACGGCAGGTGCGCCCACCGACACCGATGCGCTGCGCACCGTGAAGGCCGCGGCCGGAGACACCCCGGTGTTCGTCAACACCGGGGTGAAGGCCGAGAACGTGGCTGCTCAGCTCAGCATCGCCGACGGCGCCGTCGTCGGAACCTATTTCAAGAAGGACGGCCTGTTCGCCAACGCGGCCGAGAAGTCCCGTGTCGAGGAGCTCATGGGAGCTGCCAAGGAGTTCCGCGCCCAACTGGCATGA
- a CDS encoding SDR family NAD(P)-dependent oxidoreductase yields MSRTVVVTGAGSGIGRAIANTLAQRNWRVIVTDVNADAAREVAESLPGQSAGHEAVQLDVTSPDAAAAVAADVAGRFGLDAWVSNAGISFMHRFLEAPVERFDQTIDVNLKGVFVCGQAAAREMVSSGQPGTIVNTASMAGKQGRVPFLADYVASKFGVVGLTQAMAYELGEHGITVNCVCPGFVETPMQSRELEWEAELRGTTPEGVRSMMIADTPLGRLEQADDVARAVAFLLSDDARFITGEALAVNGGAYMD; encoded by the coding sequence ATGAGCAGAACAGTCGTGGTGACCGGCGCGGGATCCGGCATCGGCCGCGCGATCGCCAACACACTGGCGCAACGCAATTGGCGGGTGATCGTCACCGACGTCAACGCCGACGCCGCACGGGAGGTGGCCGAATCCCTCCCCGGGCAGTCCGCCGGTCACGAAGCCGTCCAGCTCGACGTCACCTCCCCCGATGCCGCCGCGGCCGTCGCCGCCGACGTCGCCGGACGGTTCGGCCTCGACGCGTGGGTCAGCAATGCCGGCATCTCCTTCATGCACCGCTTCCTGGAGGCCCCGGTCGAGCGCTTCGACCAGACCATCGACGTGAACCTCAAGGGTGTGTTCGTCTGCGGACAGGCGGCCGCGCGCGAGATGGTCAGTTCCGGACAGCCGGGCACGATCGTGAACACCGCCTCGATGGCGGGTAAGCAGGGCCGCGTCCCGTTCCTCGCGGACTACGTCGCGTCGAAGTTCGGCGTCGTCGGGCTGACCCAGGCGATGGCCTACGAGCTGGGCGAGCACGGCATCACCGTCAACTGCGTGTGTCCGGGGTTCGTCGAAACCCCGATGCAGTCAAGGGAACTGGAGTGGGAAGCCGAGCTGCGCGGCACCACCCCGGAAGGTGTGCGGTCCATGATGATCGCCGACACCCCGCTGGGCCGGCTGGAACAGGCCGACGACGTCGCCCGCGCCGTGGCGTTCCTGCTGTCCGACGACGCCCGCTTCATCACCGGTGAGGCGCTGGCCGTCAACGGCGGCGCCTACATGGACTGA
- a CDS encoding carbohydrate ABC transporter permease, with product MNRISVVTVLRVALLWAAGISVLFPIVWIALASVKTPEQLNDPFLLTFTPDFSAWHNVLSSGILGAAGRSALVALITVGISVVVGSMGAYAIARFRAGGTLTRFGMLAAQVLPPAVLVFPFLTMAYALRLTDTLIPVIFAHLSFVLPVVTWFLIGFFEAVPRSLEEQAQVDGFSRFAAFRMVVLPQVLPGIGASAIFGFTLSWNDLFYGLILAPGKAAILPVAIAGFNTFRGVQIGSMSAAILIAVVPVVIASFFIQRKLVQGISGGAVKF from the coding sequence TTGAACCGCATCTCTGTGGTGACGGTGCTGCGGGTGGCGCTGCTGTGGGCGGCGGGCATCTCGGTGCTGTTCCCGATCGTGTGGATCGCGCTGGCAAGTGTGAAAACGCCTGAGCAGCTCAACGATCCGTTCCTGCTGACGTTCACGCCGGACTTCTCGGCATGGCACAACGTGTTGTCCTCGGGCATCCTCGGCGCCGCGGGCCGCAGCGCGCTGGTCGCGTTGATTACCGTCGGTATCAGCGTCGTGGTCGGCAGCATGGGCGCCTACGCGATCGCCCGGTTCCGGGCCGGCGGCACCCTGACACGGTTCGGCATGCTGGCCGCCCAGGTGCTCCCGCCCGCGGTGCTGGTGTTCCCGTTCCTGACGATGGCCTATGCGCTGCGACTGACCGACACGCTGATACCGGTGATCTTCGCGCACCTGAGTTTCGTTCTGCCGGTGGTGACGTGGTTCCTGATCGGGTTCTTCGAGGCGGTACCGCGCTCGCTGGAGGAGCAGGCCCAGGTCGACGGCTTCAGCCGGTTCGCGGCGTTCCGGATGGTGGTGCTCCCCCAGGTGCTGCCCGGCATCGGGGCGTCGGCCATCTTCGGGTTCACACTGTCGTGGAACGACCTTTTCTACGGACTGATCCTGGCCCCGGGAAAGGCCGCCATCCTGCCGGTGGCCATCGCCGGATTCAACACGTTCCGCGGGGTGCAGATCGGCTCGATGAGCGCCGCCATCCTGATCGCGGTCGTGCCCGTCGTCATCGCGAGCTTCTTCATCCAACGCAAGCTGGTGCAGGGCATCAGCGGCGGTGCGGTGAAGTTCTAG
- a CDS encoding thiolase family protein, which translates to MTTYSDRDAVIVGAVRTPVGKGKATGALHGVLPADLLAHSLRELVTRTGVDPAEVDDVIAGAVTQVGDQAVNIARNALLGAGFPESVPGTTVDRQCGSSQQAISFAAHGVLAGAYDVVIAAGVESMSRVPMGSSVLPGSNPFGLDMTARYPDGLVAQGISAELIAAKWNLSRSRLDEFSAQSHQKAARAGKDGLFDDELIPIAGLATDEIVRPDTTVETLAGLRPAFYNEAIGARFPQIDWRITPGNSSPLSDGSAAVMITSGAAARRLGLRPLARVHTTVAVGSDPLYMLTGVIPATEKVLARSGLTLADIDLFEVNEAFAPVVLAWAAELGGRSDSDLLARTNVNGGAIAIGHPLGASGARIMTTLVNALEQRDGRYALQTMCEGGGMANATIIERL; encoded by the coding sequence ATGACCACATACTCGGACCGCGACGCCGTGATCGTCGGGGCGGTGCGCACGCCGGTCGGCAAGGGCAAAGCCACCGGGGCGCTGCACGGCGTCCTGCCTGCCGACCTGCTCGCACACAGCCTGCGCGAACTGGTGACGCGCACCGGCGTGGATCCGGCCGAGGTCGACGACGTCATCGCCGGTGCAGTGACCCAGGTCGGCGACCAGGCGGTGAACATCGCGCGCAATGCGCTGCTCGGCGCCGGCTTCCCGGAGAGCGTTCCCGGCACCACCGTGGACCGCCAGTGCGGCAGCAGCCAGCAGGCGATCAGCTTCGCCGCGCACGGCGTGCTCGCCGGCGCGTACGACGTCGTGATCGCCGCGGGTGTGGAGTCGATGAGCCGCGTGCCGATGGGCTCGTCGGTGCTGCCGGGCAGCAATCCGTTCGGCCTCGACATGACCGCCCGGTACCCCGACGGGTTGGTCGCCCAGGGCATCAGCGCCGAACTGATCGCCGCGAAGTGGAACCTGTCCCGCAGCCGGCTCGACGAGTTCTCCGCACAGAGCCACCAGAAGGCCGCTCGCGCCGGCAAGGACGGACTGTTCGACGACGAGCTCATCCCGATCGCGGGACTGGCCACCGACGAGATCGTCCGCCCCGACACCACGGTCGAGACGCTGGCCGGGCTGCGGCCCGCGTTCTACAACGAGGCGATCGGCGCCAGGTTCCCGCAGATCGACTGGCGGATCACGCCGGGCAACTCGTCGCCGCTGTCGGACGGCAGCGCCGCAGTGATGATCACCAGCGGTGCGGCGGCCCGCCGGCTCGGCCTGCGCCCGCTGGCCCGGGTGCACACCACCGTCGCCGTCGGCTCGGATCCGCTGTACATGCTGACCGGGGTCATCCCGGCGACCGAGAAGGTGCTGGCGAGATCCGGACTGACCCTGGCCGACATCGACCTGTTCGAGGTCAACGAGGCGTTCGCCCCGGTCGTGCTCGCCTGGGCGGCCGAACTCGGCGGACGATCTGACTCCGACCTTCTCGCGAGGACCAACGTCAACGGCGGCGCGATCGCGATCGGACACCCGCTCGGCGCCAGCGGTGCGCGGATCATGACAACCCTCGTCAACGCACTCGAGCAACGCGACGGCCGCTACGCGCTGCAGACGATGTGCGAGGGCGGCGGGATGGCCAACGCGACCATCATCGAACGCCTCTAG
- a CDS encoding winged helix-turn-helix transcriptional regulator, whose amino-acid sequence MTVLQGPLVDRSKWSAIGRCPIEKTMALVGTKSAMLLMREAYYGTTRFDDFARRVGITKAATSARLSELVEAGLLTKRPYREPGQRVRDEYVLTEAGTEFMPVVWAMFEWGRKHLDDSQLRLTHLGCGAQAGVEIVCAEGHPVPPDELGIRLARQNGNP is encoded by the coding sequence ATGACAGTGCTGCAGGGGCCCCTTGTCGATCGCTCGAAGTGGTCGGCGATCGGCCGGTGCCCGATCGAGAAGACGATGGCGCTGGTCGGCACGAAATCGGCCATGCTCTTGATGCGGGAGGCCTACTACGGGACCACCCGGTTCGACGACTTCGCGCGGCGCGTCGGAATCACCAAGGCCGCGACATCGGCCCGGCTCTCGGAGCTGGTGGAGGCGGGATTGCTGACCAAGCGCCCCTACCGCGAGCCCGGTCAGCGGGTTCGCGACGAATACGTGCTGACCGAGGCCGGGACGGAGTTCATGCCGGTGGTGTGGGCGATGTTCGAGTGGGGGCGCAAACACCTCGACGATTCGCAGCTGCGACTGACCCATCTGGGCTGCGGCGCGCAGGCCGGGGTCGAGATCGTCTGTGCCGAAGGGCATCCCGTCCCGCCTGACGAGCTGGGTATCCGACTCGCCAGGCAGAACGGGAACCCGTGA